A region of Liolophura sinensis isolate JHLJ2023 chromosome 8, CUHK_Ljap_v2, whole genome shotgun sequence DNA encodes the following proteins:
- the LOC135473607 gene encoding centriole and centriolar satellite protein OFD1-like has translation MESKADEYLSAEELRDRLYHSLRGRGMVNSIKTQLRNSLLTELQQCGHKPGQSARHGKQESMFHRAVNSLVLDYLRRMKFDYTLSVFLPESGTTTEKVLTYKDILQLLQVNPQSKLFRKIASNVQDQATDGFLWQFLCELSSLNSAPVVDDSTQTEGVHLVAFSSLDDKLMGLDEYYSYRRDENFRSSAVGVEERLLLYQRQLEEESRQQLKLELARFKENDLCRMRLEEKENCRQEIERARLEMEKTYRARADALAERERNALKRMEKDQEIQSREVYSQRQTVLQEIEAVRQREAQVKREAEALQREKQLSEERVKSREESVRRWEAELSKAQQEYDHRLENDMALFKMEEQTKFLKRTQNLEKREARLREEEKVVREEKEQIQTLKDDLRDKTSSVNRLEMLLQETKSREVAATCSNETLNARIREMSDYGVLREENFRMKAEIETLKMRLNEMTQLYTKSQTVLGEMGMGSAQTRAQDTSLRGILRDTRIESSPHRNQADITINREVERNRELLRQFEQSTQQQKEMYNEMLDLRQQLHLTQQGAHHSMLTFSSCNHREGNDSGPSLLSDDWSELKEREESRIKRSEMLPRYDDNEVYNDVNIEGEMMAPPRRLNYEELSEDDGCQSDPVSGDVVAEAKYRLRSLEREAENLEQTYRDFQYRLTNVHAVSGGIGRSPAKKSLPTFAEELSKQAGIQRPIYGQVTASPILTVREDQSLVSSTPCRQTRQRRDSNDSLSELNAPRFKAGTDKMRDEIVGHSSVHVLDLSRDHLSKAEIARDRSDVITMADLEARPGSPSVVVVPGSDSSGSKQELPSKLHIPDDNNDKKPVETNVDFTNPVISLDQAWKMGSKVNSDEDKRIQEEDERKKAEDEERRRKEEEEDRLWEEERKRKEDERKRREQDEWEREQQELERVQGSPGKDSSIKQEEVVDDQPAKDEDGDGIDPVMKQYMAMVQQQKEAEQKKEKAVQDIFKDKTPTQSENDISFADDVGLKSDNDSIPDFDW, from the exons ATGGAGTCAAAAGCAGACGAGTATTTGTCGGCTGAGGAGTTACGCGATCGCCTCTATCACAGTTTGCGCGGCCGTGGAATGGTGAACTCAATAAAG ACTCAATTACGGAATAGCCTATTGACAGAACTTCAACAGTGTGGACACAAGCCTGGTCAATCAGCTAGACATGGGAAACAGGAGTCAATGTTCCACAGGGCTGTCAACAGCTTGGTTTTGGATTACTTACGCAGGATGAAGTTTGACTACACCCTCAGTGTCTTCCTCCCTGAAAGTGGGACAACAACAGAAAAG gtGCTCACTTACAAAGATATTTTACAGCTTCTTCAGGTTAATCCTCAATCCAAGCTCTTCAGAAAAATT gcTTCAAATGTTCAAGATCAAGCCACAGATG GGTTTTTGTGGCAGTTCCTTTGTGAGTTATCTTCACTAAATTCTGCGCCTGTTGTTGATGACTCCACCCAGACTGAGGGAGTTCACCTGGTGGCATTCTCAAGTCTAG ATGACAAACTGATGGGGTTGGATGAGTATTACTCCTATCGTCGTGATGAAAACTTCCGTTCATCAGCCGTGGGTGTGGAGGAGAGGCTCTTGTTGTATCAGCGACAGTTGGAGGAGGAGTCAAGACAACAGCTCAAATTGGAG cttgCAAGATTCAAGGAGAATGACCTTTGCAGAATGAGGCTGGAGGAGAAAGAAAATTGTAGGCAAGAGATTGAGCGGGCAAGGTTGGAG ATGGAGAAAACCTATCGTGCAAGAGCAGATGCGCTGGCTGAAAGGGAAAGAAATGCTCTGAAAAGAATGGAGAAAGATCAGGAG ATCCAGTCCCGGGAGGTTTACAGCCAGAGGCAAACAGTATTACAGGAGATCGAGGCGGTGAGGCAGCGAGAGGCACAGGTCAAGAGAGAGGCAGAGGCATTACAGAG GGAGAAGCAGCTGTCAGAGGAGAGGGTAAAGAGTCGAGAGGAGTCGGTGAGACGGTGGGAGGCAGAGCTCAGTAAGGCTCAGCAAGAGTATGACCATAGGCTAGAGAATGATATGGCACT atttaaaatggAAGAGCAGACAAAGTTTCTGAAACGCAcacaaaatttagaaaaaagaGAAGCAAGACTGAGAG AAGAGGAAAAAGTTGTTCGTGAAGAGAAAGAACAAATACAGACACTGAAAGATGACTTGCGAGATAAAACTTCTTCTGTAAATAGACTAGAG ATGCTGTTACAAGAGACCAAGAGTAGAGAAGTGGCAGCAACTTGCTCAAACGAGACCCTGAATGCCAGGATAAGGGAG ATGTCTGATTACGGTGTATTAAGAGAGGAAAACTTCAGGATGAAAGCAGAAATAGAAACCCTGAAAAT GCGTTTGAATGAAATGACACAATTATATACCAAGTCTCAAACGG TGCTAGGTGAGATGGGCATGGGTAGCGCTCAGACCCGGGCACAGGATACCTCCCTGAGAGGCATACTCAGGGACACGAGGATTGAGTCTAGTCCACACAGAAACCAGGCTGATATTACAATAAATAGAGAA GTTGAGCGTAACAGAGAGCTCCTGCGACAGTTTGAGCAGTCCACCCAGCAGCAGAAGGAGATGTACAATGAAATGCTGGATCTCAGGCAGCAGCTGCACCTCACACAACAAGGTGCA CATCACTCTATGCTCACCTTTTCTTCTTGTAATCACAGGGAAGGAAATGACAGTGGTCCCTCCCTCCTCTCTGATGATTGGTCAGAACTGAAGGAGAGGGAGGAAAGTAGAATCAAAAGGAGTGAAATGTTGCCTCGATATGACGATAATGAGGTGTACAATGATGTGAACATTGAAGGAGAGATGATGGCTCCACCCAGAAGACTGAACTATGAGGAGCTGTCAGAGGATGATGGCTGTCAATCAGACCCTGTCTCTGGAGACGTGGTGGCAGAAGCAAAGTACAGGCTGAGGAGTTTAGAAAGAGAAGCAGAG AATTTGGAGCAGACGTACCGAGACTTTCAGTACAGGTTAACAAACGTCCATGCTGTGTCTGGAGGAATCGGCAGGTCACCAGCCAAAAAGTCATTACCTACATTTGCAGAGGAGCTAAGTAAACAGGCTG GTATACAAAGGCCCATATATGGTCAGGTGACAGCCTCCCCTATCCTCACTGTGAGGGAGGACCAGAGCCTTGTCTCCTCCACCCCCTGCAGACAGACCAGACAGAGACGCGATTCTAATG ACAGTTTATCAGAGCTGAATGCACCAAGGTTTAAAGCAGGGACAGACAAAATGAGGGATGAGATTGTGGGCCATTCATCAGTTCATGTCTTGGATCTGTCACGTGATCATTTGAG TAAGGCTGAAATTGCACGCGACAGATCAGACGTGATAACTATGGCAGATCTGGAGGCCAGGCCTGGCTCAcccagcgttgttgttgtaccagGCTCAGATTCCTCAGGCTCCAAACAAG AACTCCCATCTAAACTTCACATACCTGATGACAATAATGACAAGAAACCAGTAGAAACAAATGTGGATTTTACAAACCCAGTAATCTCCCTTGATCAAGCCTGGAAGATGG gATCAAAAGTGAACTCAGATGAAGATAAAAGAATCCAGGAGGAAGACGAGAGGAAGAAAGCTGAGGATGAAGAACGAAGGAGAAAAGAAGAGGAGGAGGATAGGCTATGGGAGGAGGAGAGGAAACGGAAAGAGGATGAGAGGAAGAGGCGAGAACAGGACGAGTGGGAGAGAGAACAGCAGGAGCTTGAGAGAGTTCAAGGG TCCCCCGGTAAGGACTCCTCCATTAAGCAGGAAGAAGTTGTAGATGACCAGCCAGCTAAAGATGAGGATGGGGATGGCATAGACCCAGTCATGAAGCAGTATATGGCCATGGTTCAGCAGCAAAAGGAAGCAGAACAAAAG AAGGAGAAAGCTGTTCAAGATATTTTcaag GATAAGACTCCAACGCAGTCTGAGAATGACATCTCATTTGCAGATGATGTGGGTTTGAAAAG tgaTAATGATTCCATTCCGGATTTTGActggtga